A single Tuberibacillus sp. Marseille-P3662 DNA region contains:
- the recG gene encoding ATP-dependent DNA helicase RecG: MLDAIPVTEIKGVGQETAKDLADLNIHSVEDLLLHFPYRYDDNQVRPLTDARHEEKITVEGKVHSEPSLRYFGKKKSRLSFRAFIDEWLIQVVAFNRPYLKKQLDVGDVVTLTGKWDQYKASITVSDIIKGRQKSDRPFEPVYSVKGKLSVKQMRMFMTRAFDKWVATSTDFIPESIRESYKLPERRQAMQWLHFPDDQHHLKHARRRMVYEELLLFQLKMQALKKVKRTGDMNRSITIPGDDVRHFIRDLSFELTGAQNRVVQEIMRDLSGHYHMNRLLQGDVGSGKTIVAAIALYAVIKAGYQGALMVPTEILAEQHAESFDELFADYDITVALLTSTVKGKRRATVLQQLQQGNIDLVIGTHALIQEDVDFHNLGLVITDEQHRFGVGQRRVLRDKGENPDVLYMTATPIPRTLAISAFGDMDVSTIDEMPEGRKKVKTYWARHEQIERVLSFVEDELKQGRQAYVVCPLIEESEQLDVQNAIDVHAMLQQHFHHRQIGLMHGRLTNEEKESVMDAFKDKHTDILVSTTVVEVGVNIPNATMMVIYDAQRFGLAQLHQLRGRVGRGSEQSYCLLIADAKSEVAQERMRIMTETTDGFELSEYDLKLRGPGDFFGQKQSGLPDFKIADIVHDHKALEVARKDAEQMIHSDSFWQDKAYQGLREYLNSIGVFDHQRLD, translated from the coding sequence ATGCTTGACGCTATACCTGTGACAGAAATTAAAGGCGTTGGTCAAGAAACCGCCAAGGATTTGGCTGATTTAAATATACATTCAGTCGAAGACTTATTGCTTCATTTTCCCTACCGGTATGATGACAATCAAGTTCGTCCGCTTACTGATGCCAGGCATGAAGAAAAAATCACCGTTGAGGGGAAGGTTCATAGCGAGCCTTCTCTCCGTTATTTTGGCAAAAAAAAGTCCCGATTAAGTTTTCGAGCTTTCATTGATGAATGGCTTATTCAGGTTGTTGCTTTTAACCGTCCCTATTTAAAAAAACAATTGGACGTGGGAGACGTTGTGACACTAACGGGGAAGTGGGATCAATATAAGGCGTCCATAACTGTCAGTGACATTATAAAAGGCCGCCAAAAAAGTGACAGACCATTCGAACCCGTCTATTCAGTCAAGGGCAAATTGTCGGTCAAACAGATGCGAATGTTTATGACCCGGGCTTTTGATAAGTGGGTAGCGACATCGACTGATTTTATTCCTGAATCTATTCGGGAAAGTTACAAATTGCCTGAACGTCGTCAAGCCATGCAGTGGCTGCACTTTCCCGATGATCAACATCATCTCAAACATGCCCGTAGACGTATGGTGTACGAAGAACTTCTGTTATTTCAATTGAAAATGCAGGCGCTCAAAAAGGTTAAGCGTACGGGTGATATGAATCGGAGCATAACGATTCCAGGTGATGATGTTCGTCACTTTATTCGTGATTTATCCTTCGAATTGACTGGGGCACAAAACCGGGTTGTTCAGGAAATTATGCGTGACTTATCGGGGCATTATCATATGAATCGTTTACTTCAAGGCGATGTCGGTTCCGGTAAAACAATTGTAGCTGCCATCGCTTTATATGCTGTTATAAAGGCAGGTTATCAAGGGGCACTAATGGTGCCAACAGAGATATTGGCAGAACAACACGCAGAAAGTTTTGATGAATTATTTGCTGATTACGATATCACCGTGGCGTTATTAACAAGCACCGTAAAAGGCAAACGACGGGCGACTGTTTTGCAGCAATTACAGCAGGGCAATATTGATTTAGTTATTGGTACACATGCTTTAATCCAAGAGGATGTTGACTTTCATAACTTGGGGTTGGTCATTACCGATGAACAACACCGTTTTGGCGTTGGTCAGAGACGTGTTCTAAGGGATAAAGGTGAAAATCCGGATGTCCTTTATATGACAGCTACGCCCATTCCACGAACCTTGGCGATCTCAGCTTTCGGTGATATGGATGTATCGACGATTGATGAAATGCCGGAAGGGCGAAAGAAGGTAAAAACCTACTGGGCTCGACATGAACAAATAGAGCGGGTGCTGTCTTTTGTTGAGGATGAATTAAAACAAGGTAGACAAGCCTATGTGGTTTGTCCACTTATTGAGGAATCAGAACAATTGGATGTACAAAATGCGATTGATGTCCATGCAATGTTACAGCAGCACTTTCACCATCGACAAATCGGACTGATGCACGGCCGGTTAACGAATGAGGAGAAAGAATCAGTCATGGATGCGTTTAAAGATAAACATACTGACATTCTTGTTTCAACAACCGTTGTTGAAGTGGGGGTCAATATTCCGAATGCGACAATGATGGTGATTTATGATGCGCAGCGATTTGGTCTTGCGCAGTTACATCAATTGCGTGGACGTGTCGGGCGGGGCAGTGAGCAATCGTACTGCCTATTGATCGCTGATGCGAAATCAGAGGTTGCACAGGAACGGATGCGGATTATGACAGAAACGACAGACGGATTTGAACTATCCGAATATGATCTGAAATTACGCGGCCCTGGAGATTTTTTTGGACAAAAGCAAAGCGGTCTCCCGGATTTCAAAATTGCCGACATCGTCCATGATCATAAGGCTTTGGAAGTGGCCCGCAAGGATGCGGAGCAGATGATCCATTCCGATTCGTTTTGGCAGGATAAAGCGTATCAAGGGTTGCGGGAATATCTAAATTCGATAGGTGTGTTTGACCACCAACGTTTGGATTAA